One Candidatus Sulfurimonas baltica DNA segment encodes these proteins:
- a CDS encoding tyrosine-type recombinase/integrase: protein MKTTKSIKRIKENITIVEFKKIMAATRGDDSIRENTRLNLLRTFVMLYHTGMRLNELQDLRLQDIKELLENETVKVVSKKTSSERKLYLTKEFKKNLTPLFDFEIEDDENRIICKGSNKNKRTGINTITFIQQINKYLKSVLGSGYTSHSFRQGILSDFGAKGVNIKIMSKFIGHSDIKTTLKYVQPTDEDIMMNLIR from the coding sequence ATGAAAACTACAAAATCAATAAAAAGAATCAAAGAGAACATAACAATCGTTGAGTTTAAAAAGATTATGGCTGCAACTCGTGGAGATGACTCTATAAGAGAGAATACAAGATTAAATCTACTTAGAACCTTTGTAATGCTATATCACACAGGTATGAGACTAAATGAACTTCAAGATTTAAGACTACAAGATATAAAAGAGCTACTTGAAAATGAAACTGTTAAAGTTGTCTCCAAAAAAACATCTTCAGAGAGAAAACTCTATCTTACTAAAGAGTTCAAAAAGAACCTTACACCACTATTTGACTTTGAGATTGAAGATGATGAAAATAGAATAATCTGCAAAGGTAGCAATAAGAACAAACGAACTGGCATAAACACTATTACTTTTATTCAACAGATAAATAAATATCTAAAATCAGTTCTTGGTAGTGGCTACACATCGCACTCCTTTAGACAAGGAATTTTAAGTGACTTTGGTGCCAAGGGAGTTAATATCAAAATTATGAGTAAATTTATTGGACATTCTGATATTAAGACTACCCTCAAATATGTTCAGCCAACAGACGAAGATATTATGATGAATTTGATTAGGTAA